A single region of the Halobacterium wangiae genome encodes:
- a CDS encoding beta-CASP ribonuclease aCPSF1 has translation MSTVDQQLEELQEQIANEIPPDISVTDVKYEGPELVVYTRDPKQFAQDGNLIRQLASQLRKRITVRPDPEVLSNPERAREKILDVIPEDAGVTNLDFHEDTGEVVVEAQKPGMVIGRHGSTLREITEAAGWTPEVVRTPPIESSTVSNVRNFLKQERDDRRDILERVGRQIHREQMSDDEYVRITTLGCCREVGRAAFILSTPETRILIDCGDKPGSQDEVPYLQVQEALGAGAATIDAVVLTHAHLDHSALIPLLFKYGYDGPIYTTEPTRDLMGLLTLDYLDVAAKEGRSPPYESEMVREAIKHTIPLEYGDVTDIAPDVKLTFHNAGHILGSAVTHFHIGDGLYNVAFSGDIHYDDTRLFNGAVNDFPRVETLVLESTYGGRNDYQTDQEDSERKLKRVINETYERGGKVLIPAFAVGRSQEMMLVLEEAMRKGDIPEMPIHLDGMIWEATAIHTTYPEYLRDDLRDRIFHEDENPFLAPQFNHIDGGEEERQDVADGDECIIISTSGMVTGGPIMSWIQHIGPDPNSTMTFVGYQAQGTLGRRIQSGWDEIPMPDSRDGGRTERLSLNMEVETVDGFSGHADRQGLEDFVRTMNPRPEKVLCVHGDESSTQDLSSALYHEFNMRTFAPKNLETFRFI, from the coding sequence ATGAGCACTGTAGACCAGCAGTTAGAGGAGTTACAGGAGCAGATTGCCAACGAGATTCCGCCGGACATCTCTGTCACCGACGTGAAGTACGAGGGCCCCGAGCTCGTCGTCTACACCCGGGACCCCAAGCAGTTCGCCCAGGACGGCAACCTCATCCGCCAGCTGGCGAGCCAGCTGCGCAAGCGTATCACCGTGCGCCCGGACCCGGAGGTCCTCTCGAACCCGGAGCGCGCCCGGGAGAAGATTCTCGACGTCATCCCCGAGGACGCGGGCGTCACCAACCTCGACTTCCACGAGGACACCGGCGAAGTCGTCGTCGAGGCCCAGAAGCCGGGGATGGTCATCGGCCGTCACGGCTCGACGCTCCGGGAGATCACGGAAGCAGCGGGCTGGACGCCCGAGGTCGTCCGGACGCCGCCCATCGAGTCCTCGACGGTGTCGAACGTCCGGAACTTCCTCAAACAGGAGCGGGACGACCGCCGGGACATCCTCGAACGGGTGGGCCGCCAGATCCACCGCGAGCAGATGTCCGACGACGAGTACGTCCGCATCACCACGCTGGGCTGCTGTCGTGAGGTCGGGCGCGCGGCCTTCATCCTCTCGACGCCCGAGACGCGCATCCTCATCGACTGCGGCGACAAACCCGGTAGCCAGGACGAGGTCCCCTACCTCCAGGTACAGGAGGCACTGGGCGCGGGCGCGGCCACCATCGACGCGGTCGTGCTGACCCACGCCCACCTCGACCACTCCGCGCTCATCCCCCTCCTCTTCAAGTACGGCTACGACGGCCCCATCTACACCACTGAGCCGACCCGCGACCTGATGGGACTGCTCACGCTCGACTACCTCGACGTCGCCGCCAAGGAGGGCCGATCGCCGCCGTACGAGTCCGAGATGGTCCGCGAGGCGATCAAGCACACCATCCCGCTGGAGTACGGCGACGTGACTGACATCGCGCCGGACGTGAAGCTCACTTTCCACAACGCCGGCCACATCCTCGGGAGCGCGGTGACGCACTTCCACATCGGCGACGGCCTCTACAACGTCGCGTTCTCCGGTGACATCCACTACGACGACACGCGCCTGTTCAACGGCGCCGTCAACGACTTCCCGCGCGTCGAGACGCTCGTCCTCGAGTCCACGTACGGCGGCCGCAACGACTACCAGACCGACCAGGAGGACTCCGAACGGAAGCTCAAGCGCGTCATCAACGAGACGTACGAGCGCGGCGGCAAGGTCCTGATCCCGGCGTTCGCCGTCGGGCGCTCCCAGGAGATGATGCTCGTCCTCGAGGAGGCGATGCGGAAGGGCGACATCCCCGAGATGCCCATCCACCTCGACGGGATGATCTGGGAGGCGACGGCCATCCACACGACGTACCCCGAGTACCTCCGCGACGACCTCCGCGACCGCATCTTCCACGAGGACGAGAACCCGTTCCTCGCGCCCCAGTTCAACCACATCGACGGCGGCGAGGAGGAACGCCAGGACGTGGCCGACGGCGACGAGTGCATCATCATCTCGACCTCCGGGATGGTGACCGGCGGCCCCATCATGTCCTGGATCCAGCACATCGGTCCGGACCCGAACTCCACGATGACGTTCGTCGGCTACCAGGCCCAGGGGACGCTCGGCCGCCGCATCCAGTCCGGCTGGGACGAGATTCCGATGCCGGACAGCCGCGACGGCGGGCGCACGGAACGGCTCTCCCTGAACATGGAGGTCGAGACCGTCGACGGCTTCTCCGGCCACGCCGACCGGCAGGGCCTCGAGGACTTCGTCCGCACGATGAACCCCCGCCCGGAGAAGGTGCTCTGCGTCCACGGCGACGAGAGTTCGACCCAGGACCTCTCCAGTGCGCTCTACCACGAGTTCAACATGCGGACGTTCGCGCCGAAGAACCTCGAGACGTTCCGCTTCATCTGA
- a CDS encoding DUF7332 family protein: MSRTRSVGVVLAAMVVLSTFVGGAAAGPPVEGDGGHRFDLGGESPHITFWLHFDLLTNLGAAGDFGFSAVGTAMDIRVVVVDVQLQFDGVGPLGGFLSDPLSQFSITAEWELNLPFLATGPAAGEDFNYEDNRTIDGSSR; the protein is encoded by the coding sequence GTGAGTCGCACGCGTAGCGTCGGCGTGGTCCTCGCGGCGATGGTGGTGCTGTCGACGTTCGTCGGTGGCGCGGCGGCCGGTCCCCCGGTCGAGGGGGACGGTGGCCACCGCTTCGACCTCGGTGGCGAGAGCCCACACATCACGTTCTGGCTGCACTTCGACCTGCTGACGAACCTCGGCGCCGCCGGCGACTTCGGGTTCAGCGCGGTCGGCACGGCGATGGACATCCGCGTCGTCGTCGTCGACGTCCAGTTGCAGTTCGACGGCGTAGGCCCGCTGGGCGGGTTCCTCTCGGACCCGCTGTCGCAGTTCTCCATCACCGCGGAGTGGGAGCTCAACCTCCCGTTCCTCGCGACCGGGCCGGCCGCCGGCGAGGACTTCAACTACGAGGACAACCGGACGATCGACGGGAGTTCCCGGTAG